The following are encoded in a window of Amaranthus tricolor cultivar Red isolate AtriRed21 chromosome 2, ASM2621246v1, whole genome shotgun sequence genomic DNA:
- the LOC130805320 gene encoding uncharacterized protein LOC130805320 isoform X2 → MNFIARSEDDSKLFYFFAKLQDGPYPNYHDVKEMCFEEDFKEPQPSDFQVKELCSLETHDSDYSQSIASRAWGYKVVYPQGYFLRF, encoded by the exons ATGAATTTCATCGCTCGTTCTGAAGATGATTCCAAGCTGTTTTATTTCTTTGCTAAACTTCAAGATGGTCCGTATCCTAATTATCATGATGTCAAGGAGATGTGCTTCGAGGAAGATTTTAAGGAGCCTCAACCTAGTGACTTTCAAGTCAAAGAGTTATGTTCGTTGGAAACACATGATTCCG ATTATTCGCAGAGTATTGCTAGCAGAGCTTGGGGTTACAAGGTTGTTTATCCGCAAGGTTATTTCTTGAGATTTTGA
- the LOC130805320 gene encoding uncharacterized protein LOC130805320 isoform X1 — protein sequence MSMDPPPIKIGPGRPRKSRIKSAHEDPKKQGKLTIHGMQMSCTICKFTAHNKRNCPEKDKAADPTSPPIKRGRGRPRKDVSERRVNPESESCQPAHHQLTAHPGAIGKGGRRIHTGQGSKGGNPSGSVTTAETCKRKRGRPSKGSQIHVDVL from the exons ATGTCCATGGATCCACCCCCCATCAAAATTGGTCCAGGAAGACCAAGAAAGTCACGAATCAAAAGTGCTCATGAGGACCCAAAAAAACAAGGAAAACTCACAATACATGGCATGCAGATGAGTTGTACCATTTGTAAATTCACTGCACATAATAAACGAAATTGTCCGGAAAAGGATAAAGCTGCTGACCCTACATCCCCACCAATTaagagaggaagaggaagaccAAGAAAAGATGTTAGTGAAAGAAGAGTAAACCCAGAATCAGAATCATGTCAACCAGCCCATCATCAGCTAACTGCACATCCTGGGGCAATAGGTAAAGGGGGGAGAAGGATCCATACAGGGCAAGGGAGCAAGGGTGGTAATCCCAGTGGTTCTGTTACAACTGCTGAAACG TgcaaaagaaaaagaggaaggCCAAGCAAGGGAAGCCAAATTCATGTAGACGTACTCTGA